The nucleotide window TTCCACGTGGCCGCCCTGTCCTCGCCCACGCACATGAACTTCGTGGTCAGCGCGTCCGGCCACGGGGTGCCCGGCTTCGTGCCCTTTGACGTGGCCGACCTCGACCGGGTCATGGGCTGGATTCGGGAGGAGCTCGCCGAGGAGTGCGCGATCACCGGCTACTCGCTGGCCGGGTACAGCCTGGGCGGGCTGCACGCGGCCTTCCTGGCCGAGATGGACGAGCGGACGAACGAATTCGGCTTCGATCGGGTGGTGATGATCAACCCGCCGGTGTCGCTCATCCGGTCCGTGAACCGGCTCGACTCCTGGCTGACCGGCGAGAACCTCAACCGGGTCACGGTCCACCAGCAGATCCAGGACTACCTCGACCAGTTCTCCGACTACTATCTCAACGCGGACGTGACCGACCTGGACGACGACTTCCTGTTCAGGATGATCACGGACATCGGCCTGGACCAGCGCGACCTCAAGACGCTCATCGGGGCCGCGTTCCGCATCTCGTCCGCGTCCATGATCTTCACCTCGGACGTCTGCCTGCGGGCCGAATACCTGGTGCCGCCGGACCATTACCCGCTCAAGGTGGGCGACCCGCTCCTGCCCTATGCCCGGCAGGCGTTCAACGTCAGCTTCGGCCACTACCTGGACGAGTACCTGCTGCCGTTCCTGCGCTACCTCGACCCGGCCACGACCCGGGAGGAAGTGATCCGCCTCTCCGGCCTGGAAGCGATCCGGTCCTACCTCGAGGGCGCGGACAAGGTCAGGGTGGTGGGCAGCCGCGACGACGTCATCCTGGACGAGTCGGACGTGCGCTTCCTCACGGAGGTCTTCGGCGACCGGGCGCAACTTTTCGAGCACGGCGGCCACTGCGGCAACCTGATGCATCCGGACTTCGTCCTGGCCCTGAAAGGGATGGTGCAGCCATGACCCGCCGCATCCTGCTCCTGCTCCTGCTGGCCCTGCTCACCGCTTCATGCGCCCCCAAGGTGGTGGACGTTGCCGCCCCGGCAGCCGCGCTGGAGCCCACGGGGTTCAAGGCCCCCCTCCACCGCTGGCCCGAAGCGGACGCGCCCGCCCTGCGCTTCCTGGACGTGGACGACCCGTGGGAGCCGATGAACCGCGAACTGTACGAGGTCAATGCGATCCTGGACAAGTACGTCATGTACCCGGCGGCCAACATCTACCGGATCTTCATCCCGGCCCCGGTGCGCACCGGGGTGTCCAACGTGCTGGGCAACATCGGCGAGGTGCCGGTCTTCCTCAACTCCCTGCTGCAGTTCAAGGGGAAGAAGGCGGCCATCAGCTTCTGCCGTTTTCTCATCAACACCACCTTCGGCCTGGCGGGCGTCCGCGACCTGGCCTCGCGCAACCCGAAGCTGGCACGCCAGCACGAAGACGTGGGCCAGACCCTCGGCTACTGGGGACTCGGCACGGGCCCGTACTTCGTCATGCCGGTCCTCGGCCCGTCCAACCTGCGCGACACCGCAGGCTTCGGCGGCGACACCCTGATCATGTATCTGGAGATGGAATACCTGTACGAGACCCTCGGCCTGCAGGACAACAGCCCCCTGGACATGACCGAGTTGATCATCCGGGGCCTGGACATGCGCGCCAACACCGCGTTCAGCTACCACTCCACCGGCTCGCCCTTCGAGTACGAGATGGTCCGGTTCATCTACACCAAGAAACGGGAGCTGGACATCAGGCGCTAGGCCGGGCCGAAAGGTCCCGGGCCCGACTCTGTCCGCCCCGAAATATCCGCACGCAAAAAGGCCGCCCCAGGGAGCGGCCTTCTCATACGTGTCCGAGCGGCAAGGGCGGAACGCCCGCCGCGCTAATCGTTCATCTTTCTCCGCAGGCCGATGAGACCGAGCAGGCCGGAGCCCAGCAGCCAGAGAGCGCCGGGGATCGGGGTCGGAGAGACCCGGAGGGTGGAGCTGATGAACTCCATCGCATAACTGGATGCGCCGTTGAAAACCTCGATGTGCAGGTCCATCACGCCGGCGAGATACGGGGTGATGTCGAACACCGTCAGGGAAAGGTTCTCAGGCACCCCGGCCGGGCGGTTGTTGTCGAACTCCCCGTAGGAGAGCAGGTCGCCGAGATACGTCCCGTTGAGGTAGACCTTGTCCACTTCGGCGGCCCAGCCGTCCGCAGCCGAGTCGACGTCGTCGGCCCAGATGCTCAGGGTGGCCTTGAAGGGACCGGTGACGGACCCGTCATAGGTGTGCGTCCAGTTGACCTCTACGAAGTCGTAATCGCCGTCTCCGTAGACGGTTTCCACGTAATCGGCGGAAGCCACGGTGCTCACGAACAGCAGCGAGACCATCAGGAAGGTGGAGAAGATAGCTTTTTTCATTTTCATGCCCTTATTACCGGTTTGCGTAGCATGGCGCCTTGAAGCACCGGAATGTCTTTGTAAAACACGCTCTTAATGCAAAGACCGTTCCCCACATCAAAACCACCGTGAAAGCAGTCGGTTGCGCCCATTCCATACCCGACCGGTGCACAATTGTCCTGAAAAATCAGACGGTCACCGTGCCCCGGCCCCCGGACGATCGATCCGCACAAAAAAAGGCCGCTCCGGGGAGCGGCCTTGGTCTTATCAGTCTCGGCTTCGGTCTAGTCGAAGATGGTCCCGATGCGATTAAACCGGATGTCGGTGACGGACGCCCAGGACCAGTAGATGATCAGGGCCTTGCCCACGATCTTGGAGCGCTTGACCGTGCCCCAGAAGCGGGAATCGTGGGAGCCCTCGCGGTTGTCGCCCATCATGAAGTATTCGTCCTCGGGCACGATGAACGGGCCG belongs to Pseudodesulfovibrio portus and includes:
- a CDS encoding MlaA family lipoprotein — its product is MTRRILLLLLLALLTASCAPKVVDVAAPAAALEPTGFKAPLHRWPEADAPALRFLDVDDPWEPMNRELYEVNAILDKYVMYPAANIYRIFIPAPVRTGVSNVLGNIGEVPVFLNSLLQFKGKKAAISFCRFLINTTFGLAGVRDLASRNPKLARQHEDVGQTLGYWGLGTGPYFVMPVLGPSNLRDTAGFGGDTLIMYLEMEYLYETLGLQDNSPLDMTELIIRGLDMRANTAFSYHSTGSPFEYEMVRFIYTKKRELDIRR
- a CDS encoding alpha/beta fold hydrolase; amino-acid sequence: MRTIYLIILTLLLLPAVCPAGDQQPYPFDDPYQATVFGTPAKMRYVFENPVRPEVRAIRIEGRRVPEVFSYSRDMFFTTALQDGPAPLIFVIAGTGAEHNSAKMVFLTRLFHEAGFHVAALSSPTHMNFVVSASGHGVPGFVPFDVADLDRVMGWIREELAEECAITGYSLAGYSLGGLHAAFLAEMDERTNEFGFDRVVMINPPVSLIRSVNRLDSWLTGENLNRVTVHQQIQDYLDQFSDYYLNADVTDLDDDFLFRMITDIGLDQRDLKTLIGAAFRISSASMIFTSDVCLRAEYLVPPDHYPLKVGDPLLPYARQAFNVSFGHYLDEYLLPFLRYLDPATTREEVIRLSGLEAIRSYLEGADKVRVVGSRDDVILDESDVRFLTEVFGDRAQLFEHGGHCGNLMHPDFVLALKGMVQP